From a region of the Chloroflexota bacterium genome:
- the meaB gene encoding methylmalonyl Co-A mutase-associated GTPase MeaB: MATLQELMRQMLAGEPLALARLITRIEKEGAEAVEVLREASQHAGRGYRIGFTGPPGSGKSTIVDQLTATIRGEGQGRPTVGIIAVDPSSPFTGGALLGDRIRMEQHYKDPGVYIRSMGSRGSHGGLPHVTQRVATLLEASGKDYILIETVGVGQTELDVMEVADTVVVVLVPEAGDTIQTMKAGLMEIADVFVVNKADRDGADRLAREVEQSLHLSARVSEWTPPVLLTKAARGEGIQELREAIGKHREYAERSGELARRRQRRRTTQFLTTVEEKVSAALRELIEGNGDLKGVLERVQSGEVDPYSAAIDVVSNRDILHKWASALEKRQLR, encoded by the coding sequence ATGGCGACGCTCCAAGAGTTGATGAGGCAGATGCTGGCCGGCGAGCCGCTTGCGCTTGCGCGGCTCATCACGCGCATCGAGAAGGAGGGGGCGGAGGCGGTGGAGGTCCTGCGGGAGGCCTCTCAGCATGCCGGGCGGGGCTACCGAATCGGCTTTACGGGGCCGCCGGGAAGCGGCAAGAGCACCATCGTGGACCAGCTGACGGCCACGATACGGGGAGAGGGCCAGGGAAGGCCGACGGTGGGCATCATCGCGGTGGATCCGAGCAGTCCCTTTACCGGGGGCGCGCTGTTGGGCGACCGCATACGAATGGAGCAGCACTATAAGGACCCGGGCGTCTACATCCGGAGCATGGGGAGCCGAGGGAGCCACGGCGGCCTGCCGCACGTGACCCAGCGAGTGGCGACGCTCCTTGAGGCATCGGGCAAGGACTATATCCTCATTGAGACAGTGGGCGTGGGCCAGACGGAGCTGGATGTGATGGAGGTGGCCGATACCGTGGTTGTGGTGCTGGTGCCAGAGGCGGGCGACACAATCCAGACGATGAAGGCGGGCTTGATGGAGATCGCGGACGTCTTTGTAGTGAACAAGGCGGACCGCGATGGGGCAGACAGGCTGGCGCGGGAGGTGGAGCAGAGCCTGCATCTGAGCGCGCGAGTCTCCGAATGGACGCCTCCGGTGCTGTTGACCAAAGCGGCCAGGGGCGAGGGAATACAGGAGCTGCGGGAAGCCATCGGCAAGCATAGGGAGTATGCGGAGCGATCAGGGGAGTTGGCGCGCCGCCGCCAGCGCCGGAGGACGACGCAGTTCCTGACGACGGTGGAGGAGAAGGTGAGCGCGGCGCTGCGGGAGCTCATCGAGGGGAACGGGGACCTGAAGGGCGTGCTGGAGCGGGTGCAATCGGGAGAGGTTGACCCGTACTCCGCGGCGATAGATGTGGTGAGCAACCGGGATATTTTGCATAAATGGGCCTCCGCCCTTGAGAAGAGGCAGTTGAGGTAG
- a CDS encoding ROK family protein: MASSSKSRPILAFDLGGSQLRVGLVTAKGKVIGRTIEPTRAEEGPKRVIARIEGMGKALVVEHGTGKPIAVAAAVASPLDDRGTLHHPPNLAGWKTVPFKAMLARHFKLPVAMGNDATVAALGEHVFGDGRGVDDLVYLTVSTGIGGGVITGGRLLTGAWGMAGELGHIFLAPEGPLGKCGHRGCLESLACGEMIAERAKEAVEAGRKTSLAKLTPKAIKTKDVFEAAREGDIVTKEIVQAAATYLGRGIASLVHVFNPRKVILGGGVTKSWDLIQTTVEKTARGLLLPGFNKRLEIVRTRFGEDIGLLGATALAIRELQLK; the protein is encoded by the coding sequence ATGGCCTCATCGAGCAAAAGCAGACCCATCCTAGCCTTTGATCTTGGCGGCAGCCAGCTGAGAGTCGGCCTGGTGACGGCGAAGGGGAAGGTTATCGGCCGCACCATCGAGCCGACGCGGGCGGAGGAGGGGCCGAAGCGCGTCATCGCGCGGATCGAGGGGATGGGGAAGGCGCTGGTGGTGGAGCATGGGACGGGGAAGCCCATCGCAGTCGCCGCTGCCGTCGCTTCGCCGCTGGATGATCGCGGCACGCTGCACCACCCGCCGAACCTGGCCGGGTGGAAGACGGTGCCGTTCAAGGCGATGCTTGCCCGGCACTTCAAGCTGCCCGTGGCCATGGGAAACGATGCCACGGTGGCTGCCCTGGGCGAGCACGTCTTTGGCGATGGGCGCGGCGTGGATGACTTGGTCTATCTGACAGTCAGCACGGGGATCGGCGGTGGAGTTATCACCGGCGGGCGATTGCTCACCGGCGCATGGGGGATGGCGGGAGAGCTTGGGCATATCTTCCTGGCGCCGGAAGGGCCGCTGGGGAAGTGCGGCCATCGCGGGTGCCTGGAAAGCCTGGCGTGCGGCGAGATGATCGCAGAGCGGGCGAAGGAGGCGGTGGAGGCCGGGCGGAAGACGAGCCTGGCGAAGCTGACGCCCAAGGCCATCAAGACGAAGGACGTCTTTGAGGCCGCCCGCGAGGGAGACATAGTGACGAAGGAGATCGTGCAGGCGGCGGCGACGTATCTCGGCAGGGGCATCGCCAGCCTGGTGCATGTCTTCAATCCACGGAAGGTCATCCTAGGCGGCGGCGTGACGAAGAGTTGGGACCTTATCCAGACGACAGTCGAAAAGACGGCGCGCGGTCTCCTTTTGCCGGGCTTTAACAAGCGGCTGGAAATCGTACGGACGCGATTCGGTGAGGACATCGGCCTGCTGGGCGCGACGGCTCTGGCGATACGGGAGCTACAGCTCAAATAA